A window of Mustela erminea isolate mMusErm1 chromosome 19, mMusErm1.Pri, whole genome shotgun sequence genomic DNA:
gtttctctccaaTATGAATTTTCTCATGCTCAGTGAGATTTGATTTGccactgaaggctttcccacattctttacatatatagggtttctctcctgtatgacTTCTCTGGTGTCTAATGAGGCTAGACTTCTGAATGAAAGCTTTCCCACACCCTTTGCattcatatggtttctctccagtatgtaTTCTTTGATGGATGATGAGGTTTTCCTTCTGGctaaaggcttttccacattcgTTACATTTAAAGGGTTTCTTTCCACTGTGGATATTCTGATGTTTAATGAGGTATTGCTTCTGGCTGAAGGCTCTTCCACATTGATTACATTCAAATGGTTTCTCTCCCGTATGAATTTTCTCATGCTCAGTGAGATATGATTTGCCactgaaggcttttccacattccttacatGCATAGGGTTTGTTTCCAGTATTATTTCTCTGATGTTTAATGAGACCTGGCATCTGAATAgaagctttcccacattcataaagtttctctccagtatgatgTTTCTGGTGAGAAAGGAAGTTTCTTTTCCGgctgaaggcttttccacatttattacatttatatggtTTCTTTCCTGTATGACTTCTCAAATGTAGAGTAAGGGATGAGACTCGAGAGAATACTTTACCACATTCAGTAcattcatgtgatttttctccagTATGCATTTTCTTATGCTCTATGAGGTTTTGCTTCAGGCTAAAGGTTTTTCCACATTCATTGCATTCATGAGGTTTCTCTCTACTATGAATCTGATCATGCTGAAGGAGATCTGCTTCAGGCTGAAGGCTTTCCAACATCCTTATCATGCACAGATATTTTTTCCAACAAGAATTCCTCAGTATTTCTTGACATTTGACATAGATAAAAGCTTTTCCACATTCATCAAATTCATGTGTTTTCTCTCCAATATTAATCCTCAGGTGGCTAATGAAGTTGAATTTATGATGAAAGACTTTGCATTGTTTATACTGAGACTAGATAATTACAGATTGGAATGAAATATATGACATCATTGTATTCTTAATCGATCTTTCTTAGATCACTTCTCTTACACTGAAGTATAAACTATGTTCTAAACTTCCTTAAACTGAACCCCATACAAAGagatataatcttaaaaaattagagtCTGTGTTTAGAGGAAATACTTTTCTTGTTACCCaggttttctgaatttcttcttaGCTGTATTTCCATGGAGAAGGAGGAAACTTAATTCACATGTCTTCCATGTTGTGTCTATTGACTTACATATTTCCCAGACCTTTTCTAAAAGGGaatacaaaacagaacaaacaacaaaagaatcaTTGAAAAGAGCTAATAACATACCATGCCTAGCATGtagtaaaaattcaataaaatagcTGTTATCATCAGTATcactctacttgtgattttttccccagtattattaatataatttcagAAATGTGGTATTATAAAATAGACTCATTTCAAACCTAGGCTACCATTATAAAAGAAAGCATAGATACAAATAACATTCATAGATACATGTAGCTTAAACTGCTTTTATTATATAAGATGAAGGGAATTGAAGGGaatgaagggaaatgaaaagaattattattaaaaaaggaTGTGTGATTAAATAAGATTCTGTATCTTTCTGAAACTCCATTAAATAACAGTTAATAGATGAAGGGCATATGCTCATAAACATTAAGAGGTTGAGGAGATATCAGTGGATGAAAAGTTTTAGGaaactttgaaaagaaagcaaataactGTAAATTAACAGCAGAATCGAATGACTTAAATAGAAGGCCAGCAGAAGGGGTTGACACCTAGAACCAAGGTTATTTGGGACACAGCTGGCAACACAAAGGCTCTGTAACTGGAGAGACTGGGtgaaaatggaaggggagacttataaaaattaaaaaagcagcAACTAATGGTATAAATGGGATGCTCCAAATTTAGTGATGACAGGCATAGAAGATCACAGTAACATATTAAAAAGAAGGTAATGAGTAAAAGTTCATATGCAGACTAGGGCCCCAACCCCTTTCTACTGCTGCTTGTTAGAAATGCTGGTGGTTGCTGGTGTCAGGCAATGGAGGggttcttttctgaaaaaaatgagaagaccatGAAAACATTTATAGATATTAACATATGGAGTCATATAAAAGAAACATCTAAATATCTGACTGAATGATGCACAGCAAAGCCCACCATTTTATAAGCCCCAACCTTGCACACAGATTACAGTAATATTTCAGGTACCTCactgttaaatattaatatagcACTAAAGATCACAAAAATTTGATGAAAGCCCTAAGGTGAAAGAAAGatcaaaacaaacaggaaaaaaaacaaaacaaaacaaacaaaaaaacaaggaacaaaagaACACACATACAATATTATAATTAGTATTACAGAAAGCTAAAAGGTTGTATAGCACTGACATATTAACTTCtataaagaagtttttttttttaagatcttatttatttatttgacagacagagatcacaagtaggcagagaggcaggcagagagagaggaagggaagcaggctccccagtgagcagggagtctgatgcagggctccatcctaggaccctgagatcatgacctgagccgaaggcagaggctttaacccactgagccacccaggcgcccctacagaaaTGCTTTTTGCAAATAAACAATATGATGTTGACCTAAAAAATTCAacagctttgggggaaaaaagtccaGGAAATCTCCCAGaatcaaaaaaggaagaatgcaaagaacaaagggagaaagaaataatgactggAAATTTGTGGGTTAGTAGAGGCATGTAGGAGgttcaacatttccttaaaggagttccagagaaaatacaaaggaaaatgaatgcaGGAAATTTTCTGGATCCCTGCATGTTAACAATCtgactatatatataaatgatgtattttaaaagattttattttatttattttagagagaaagagaagatggggaggggcatagggagaaaagaaacttaagcagactccacactgaatgcagagcctgacagggggcttgatctcagaaccctgcgatccctacctgagctgaaaccaagagttggacacttaaccaactgtaccacccaggtgcccctaaagtattttatttttatgtaatctctccacccattgtcaggctcaaacttacaaccctgagatcatgagtgaCATGccctaccaactaagccagccagttGCTCCCAAGCT
This region includes:
- the ZNF260 gene encoding zinc finger protein 260 isoform X2, translating into MIRMLESLQPEADLLQHDQIHSREKPHECNECGKTFSLKQNLIEHKKMHTGEKSHECTECGKVFSRVSSLTLHLRSHTGKKPYKCNKCGKAFSRKRNFLSHQKHHTGEKLYECGKASIQMPGLIKHQRNNTGNKPYACKECGKAFSGKSYLTEHEKIHTGEKPFECNQCGRAFSQKQYLIKHQNIHSGKKPFKCNECGKAFSQKENLIIHQRIHTGEKPYECKGCGKAFIQKSSLIRHQRSHTGEKPYICKECGKAFSGKSNLTEHEKIHIGEKPYKCNECGTIFRQKQYLIKHHNIHTGEKPYECNKCGKAFSRITSLIVHVRIHTGDKPYECKICGKAFCQSSSLTVHMRSHTGEKPYGCNECGKAFSQFSTLALHMRIHTGEKPYQCSECGKAFSQKSHHIRHQRIHTH